One stretch of Hoeflea sp. 108 DNA includes these proteins:
- a CDS encoding GMC family oxidoreductase: MIADIVEKQWDVIVIGAGLGGGVVGRRLAEQGLSVLFVERGPFGPRTEQQQLRTDIEDPNARRIRGFWPTPLNAKIDGRQTLFFGPVGSGVGGSSAFYAATLERPERHDLDDSAARPHPTGGWPEKYDAYRPYFEAAERMFEVCGENDPLSPDTATTLIPPPALTEGDHAMIDGFKRKGLNPYRLHMGVRFLPGCNMCFGYKCPRTCKMDGRSAGVEPAVATGRATVLDMCDVLALRGSNGRISHIEAEKGGERLKLRAKRYILAGGGLGSPRLLLASRSEEWPHGCANGSGLVGRNLMFHLAEMIAIWPESGISFNGPTKAIALRDLYFIDGNRYGAVQAIGIDASYGEIAHYLKNIFDRSALHKLKPLRQLTRIPAFIAARVFGDAKVFRAIIEDLPYQDNRVLLDETDPGRLRFEYAVQPELQRRRREFRRLLKRRLGGQRSVFLTFQPELDFAHACGTLRFGEDPATSVLNRDCRAHEVENLYVTDASFMPTSTGINPSLTIAANALRVADRILARI; this comes from the coding sequence ATGATCGCTGACATCGTCGAAAAGCAATGGGACGTGATCGTTATCGGCGCCGGTTTGGGCGGCGGCGTTGTCGGTCGGCGCCTCGCTGAACAAGGCCTGTCAGTCCTGTTCGTTGAACGAGGACCTTTTGGGCCCCGGACAGAACAACAGCAATTGCGAACCGATATCGAGGACCCCAACGCACGGCGGATCAGGGGGTTCTGGCCAACCCCGCTCAACGCCAAGATCGACGGTCGGCAGACCTTGTTCTTTGGCCCGGTCGGCTCCGGTGTGGGCGGTTCCTCGGCCTTCTACGCAGCGACCCTCGAGCGCCCCGAAAGACACGACCTCGACGACAGCGCAGCACGGCCTCATCCGACCGGCGGGTGGCCAGAAAAATACGATGCCTACCGGCCGTATTTCGAGGCGGCGGAACGGATGTTCGAAGTTTGCGGCGAAAACGACCCGCTGTCGCCCGACACCGCCACGACCTTGATTCCGCCTCCCGCCCTGACAGAGGGCGACCATGCGATGATCGATGGCTTCAAGCGCAAGGGCCTGAACCCCTACCGACTGCACATGGGCGTGCGCTTCCTTCCGGGCTGCAACATGTGCTTCGGCTACAAATGCCCGCGCACGTGCAAAATGGACGGACGCTCAGCCGGGGTGGAGCCGGCTGTGGCTACTGGCAGAGCAACGGTGCTCGACATGTGCGACGTGCTCGCCTTGCGCGGGTCCAACGGCAGGATCAGCCATATCGAAGCAGAAAAGGGCGGTGAACGGCTGAAACTCCGCGCCAAGCGCTACATTCTTGCCGGCGGCGGCCTCGGCTCCCCGCGGCTGCTGCTCGCATCCCGCAGCGAAGAATGGCCGCACGGATGCGCCAACGGCTCAGGGCTGGTCGGCCGCAACCTGATGTTCCACCTGGCGGAAATGATAGCGATCTGGCCAGAATCTGGAATCAGCTTCAATGGCCCGACAAAAGCCATCGCCCTGCGCGACCTCTATTTCATCGACGGCAATCGTTACGGAGCGGTCCAGGCCATTGGCATCGACGCGTCTTATGGAGAGATCGCCCACTACCTCAAGAACATCTTCGACCGGTCAGCACTTCACAAGCTGAAGCCGCTGCGCCAACTGACCCGCATTCCTGCTTTTATTGCAGCACGGGTTTTCGGTGACGCCAAGGTATTCAGGGCAATCATCGAGGACTTGCCATACCAGGACAACAGGGTCCTGCTCGACGAAACCGACCCCGGTCGCCTGCGTTTCGAATATGCGGTACAGCCGGAGCTGCAGCGCCGACGGCGCGAGTTCCGTCGCCTGCTGAAGCGCAGACTGGGTGGCCAGAGATCGGTGTTCCTCACATTCCAGCCTGAGCTCGACTTCGCCCACGCCTGCGGAACCCTACGTTTCGGCGAAGATCCTGCCACCAGTGTGCTTAATCGCGACTGCCGCGCGCACGAGGTCGAAAATCTCTATGTCACCGACGCCTCGTTCATGCCAACCTCGACTGGTATCAACCCGAGCCTTACCATCGCCGCGAATGCCCTCCGAGTGGCGGACCGCATCTTAGCCCGGATATAG
- a CDS encoding AAA family ATPase, with translation MYETYFGLREKPFSILPDPKFLYFSNAHRMAFSMLEYGIVNQAGFTVITGTIGSGKTTLIRQLLGNVTGEIKVGLISHTSKFGGNLLEWILMAFDQPFEEGTYPRLYKRLRDFLEHEGERRGRAVLVIDEAQNLEAERLEELRMLSNINTDTMLLQLILVGQPELRSILQAPELTQFAQRVSSDFHLPALDRVEAKAYIEHRLQVAGGDPELFTSTAKRLIHDASDGVPRQINILADRCLVYAFAESTSVVTAKIVTKVLADKRRHGVFRMDEAGILA, from the coding sequence ATGTACGAGACATACTTCGGATTGCGCGAGAAGCCGTTTTCGATCCTTCCGGATCCGAAATTTCTCTATTTCAGCAACGCGCACCGGATGGCATTTTCGATGCTTGAATATGGCATCGTCAACCAGGCCGGGTTCACTGTCATCACCGGCACCATCGGCTCTGGAAAGACCACGCTCATTCGCCAGTTGCTCGGCAACGTCACCGGCGAGATCAAGGTCGGCCTCATAAGCCACACCTCGAAGTTCGGCGGCAATTTGCTTGAGTGGATTCTGATGGCATTCGACCAGCCGTTTGAGGAAGGCACCTATCCACGTCTCTACAAGCGGCTGCGCGACTTTCTGGAGCACGAGGGCGAGCGGCGGGGACGGGCTGTGCTGGTCATCGATGAAGCCCAGAATCTGGAGGCTGAAAGGCTCGAAGAGCTCCGGATGCTGTCAAACATCAATACGGACACGATGCTTCTGCAACTGATACTGGTCGGACAGCCCGAGCTGCGATCGATCCTTCAGGCGCCGGAATTGACTCAGTTCGCCCAACGCGTTTCGTCCGATTTCCATTTGCCGGCGTTGGACCGTGTCGAAGCCAAGGCCTATATCGAACACCGGCTTCAGGTTGCCGGCGGCGATCCCGAGCTGTTTACGTCGACGGCCAAGCGTCTGATCCACGATGCTTCGGACGGCGTTCCCCGGCAGATCAACATCCTCGCCGATCGTTGCCTGGTCTATGCCTTCGCTGAATCGACTAGCGTCGTGACGGCGAAGATCGTGACCAAGGTGCTGGCCGACAAGAGACGGCACGGCGTCTTCAGGATGGACGAGGCCGGGATTCTGGCCTGA
- a CDS encoding glycosyltransferase — protein MTTSGQPAESGRIGVVVIGRNEGQRLVDCLNSIGSALALTVYVDSGSSDGSVAAAERMGATVLSLDMSVPFTAARARNAGFERLSALDPNLSFVQFIDGDCQLRPDWIGKASLFLQERADVALVCGRRRERFPERSVYNALCDREWDAPVGEILESGGDFLIRADAFRQVGGFSPALIAGEEPELCVRLREKGWKIWRVGEEMTWHDANITRIGQWWRRNVRAGHAFAEVSQLHRGSSFGIWQRSVARAMFWGGALPGIALVGSLVSPIALALLGLYPLQIARIARRADGDDATTKWVAAAFGMLGKFPELQGVVQFHLNRYLRRRQLIIEYK, from the coding sequence GTGACCACGAGCGGACAACCAGCAGAATCGGGGCGCATCGGCGTCGTGGTCATTGGCCGCAATGAAGGCCAACGGCTGGTCGACTGCCTGAATTCGATCGGCTCGGCGCTTGCTCTCACGGTCTATGTCGACTCCGGATCGAGCGACGGCAGCGTCGCTGCCGCCGAGCGCATGGGGGCGACAGTGCTCTCACTGGACATGTCCGTTCCGTTTACCGCCGCGCGCGCCCGCAACGCCGGCTTCGAGCGGCTGTCGGCCCTCGATCCCAACCTGAGCTTCGTCCAGTTTATCGATGGCGACTGCCAGTTGCGGCCCGACTGGATCGGAAAGGCCAGCCTCTTCCTGCAAGAGCGCGCGGATGTGGCGCTTGTCTGCGGGCGCAGGCGCGAGCGATTTCCCGAGCGATCCGTCTACAATGCGCTCTGCGACCGGGAGTGGGACGCGCCGGTCGGCGAAATACTCGAGAGCGGCGGCGATTTTCTCATCCGAGCCGATGCTTTCCGGCAGGTTGGCGGCTTTTCCCCGGCGCTGATTGCCGGCGAAGAGCCGGAACTGTGCGTTCGACTGAGGGAAAAGGGCTGGAAGATCTGGCGTGTCGGAGAAGAGATGACCTGGCACGATGCCAACATCACACGCATCGGTCAGTGGTGGCGACGCAACGTCCGGGCCGGGCATGCCTTTGCCGAGGTTTCGCAGCTTCATCGCGGTTCATCCTTCGGCATCTGGCAGCGAAGCGTGGCAAGGGCCATGTTCTGGGGAGGCGCGTTGCCTGGAATTGCCCTGGTTGGCAGTTTGGTTTCGCCGATAGCGCTTGCCCTGTTGGGGCTATATCCGCTTCAGATCGCACGCATTGCCCGCAGGGCCGATGGTGACGATGCGACGACCAAATGGGTGGCTGCAGCTTTCGGCATGCTTGGCAAGTTTCCGGAATTGCAGGGCGTCGTCCAGTTCCACCTCAACCGGTATCTCAGGCGCCGCCAGCTCATCATAGAATACAAGTAA
- a CDS encoding O-antigen ligase family protein yields MPEYVRALAYVLIISTPVWFLARRLAEPTIDAAEFTLWRNAWFVTTCVLFLSGNFFIFAAFLGIISIYAFRKSNEPAYLYIVLMFAAPALPVIVGLFGVINKIIDFNPSRLLALVILLPRAIQLARGSSGSTKFSITDKLVVAYCVLLMLLSLRLGKVTDISRMAFIYGLDILLPYFVFSRVLGSVSDIRKALMALVVAAMPLAAAGMFELAKGWRLYNTIADAWGINLIAPYLIRDGILRAAVTSAEPIAFGFVCMVAAGCLLTIRVNRPFGLIGYASLAILLGGLLASVSRGPWLGFALLVLVLLAAHPKGITNVLRGSLALGIFIVPFLMSPYGARFTKYLPFIGTVETGNEDYRVDLFHNAMIVIGRNPLFGSPNFLHEPEMQAMVQGQGIVDVVNTYIGVAIEFGLIALALFVLVFATIGFKLAWLSFTAPRQDIRISGLLGCLAAILVTIATVSSVSIIPYLYWTFAGLCVALLRVGATAESHVEQPEPVARMRVVGRSS; encoded by the coding sequence ATGCCTGAATATGTAAGAGCGCTCGCCTATGTCCTGATCATTTCGACCCCGGTCTGGTTCCTTGCGCGCCGGCTCGCGGAACCCACAATCGACGCGGCTGAATTCACGCTGTGGCGCAATGCCTGGTTCGTGACGACGTGCGTGTTGTTCTTGTCGGGCAATTTTTTCATTTTTGCCGCCTTTTTGGGTATCATCAGCATCTATGCCTTTCGCAAGAGCAACGAGCCGGCATATCTCTACATCGTCCTGATGTTCGCGGCGCCGGCCTTGCCCGTGATCGTCGGCCTGTTCGGTGTCATCAACAAGATCATCGACTTCAATCCGAGCCGGCTTCTTGCCCTTGTCATTCTGTTGCCGCGTGCCATCCAGCTGGCGCGGGGAAGTTCCGGCAGTACGAAATTCAGCATCACCGACAAGCTCGTGGTCGCTTATTGTGTGCTGTTGATGCTGCTGTCGCTGCGCCTGGGCAAGGTGACGGACATCTCCCGAATGGCCTTCATCTACGGGCTGGATATTCTGCTGCCCTATTTCGTGTTCAGCCGCGTGCTTGGATCTGTCAGCGATATCAGAAAAGCGTTGATGGCCCTTGTCGTGGCGGCCATGCCATTGGCCGCCGCTGGCATGTTCGAGCTCGCGAAGGGCTGGAGGCTCTACAATACCATCGCGGACGCCTGGGGCATTAACCTCATTGCCCCCTATCTTATCCGCGATGGTATCCTGCGGGCTGCGGTTACGTCGGCCGAGCCGATCGCCTTCGGGTTTGTTTGCATGGTGGCTGCCGGATGCCTGCTCACAATAAGGGTCAACCGGCCCTTCGGTCTGATCGGCTATGCTTCGCTGGCCATTCTTCTCGGCGGTCTCCTTGCCAGCGTTTCGCGCGGCCCTTGGCTGGGCTTTGCCTTGCTCGTGTTGGTTTTGCTGGCCGCCCATCCCAAGGGTATTACCAATGTGCTGCGCGGCTCGCTGGCCTTGGGCATATTCATCGTTCCGTTCCTGATGAGCCCTTACGGCGCGCGCTTCACCAAATACCTGCCATTCATCGGGACCGTCGAAACCGGCAACGAAGACTATCGGGTGGATCTCTTCCACAACGCCATGATCGTGATTGGCCGCAATCCGCTTTTCGGCTCGCCCAACTTTCTGCATGAGCCGGAGATGCAGGCGATGGTTCAAGGTCAAGGGATTGTCGACGTGGTCAACACATACATCGGCGTTGCGATCGAATTCGGCTTGATAGCGCTTGCACTTTTCGTGCTCGTATTTGCAACCATCGGGTTCAAGCTCGCCTGGCTCAGCTTCACGGCGCCGCGACAAGACATCAGGATAAGCGGACTGCTTGGGTGCCTGGCTGCCATCTTGGTGACGATCGCAACCGTCAGCAGCGTATCGATCATCCCTTATCTCTACTGGACCTTTGCAGGCCTCTGCGTCGCCCTTCTCAGGGTTGGCGCTACGGCCGAAAGCCATGTCGAACAGCCGGAGCCTGTCGCCAGGATGAGGGTGGTCGGGCGCTCGTCCTGA
- a CDS encoding oligosaccharide flippase family protein encodes MILRAAGWTVGGMAAGYVLRIASNLIMTRILVPEMFGIMAVSTVILIIVNLLSDVGLRQSIIQSPKGDLPVFLNTAWTLQVIRGVVIWLACLLVALALYAANNRGMIPADLVYATPELPLVLAASSFSSVITGLQSTKAISRDRHLDLRQITYIELISQAVGLAITITLGLMTRSIWSFVIGSLASCVVSTALSHFWLSGAPNRLLIDRESARELIQFGRWILISSLFSVLAQNGDRVLLGAWISPVLLGIYVLAYNLISMIEGAGGRLFWSVSTPAFSHVVRDDPSRLKDVYFKFRLPMDLAFVASAGLLYGAGQSIIDIMYDSRYAQAGAIVQVLSFSLLISRFTVAYTVYIALGVPRNLTVLNICKAISMFVVTPLAQLFFGFEGTLWAIALHGLPTIPIIFFMNRQFGLNDFIYEAKVLLIWPVGLALGMGFAYAANSLLSLS; translated from the coding sequence ATGATACTGCGCGCCGCCGGCTGGACCGTTGGCGGGATGGCGGCGGGCTATGTCCTGCGCATCGCCAGCAATCTGATCATGACGCGTATTCTGGTGCCGGAAATGTTCGGTATCATGGCGGTTTCGACGGTGATCCTGATCATCGTCAACCTCCTGTCCGACGTCGGCCTAAGGCAATCGATCATACAAAGCCCGAAGGGCGACCTGCCGGTGTTTCTGAACACGGCATGGACGCTGCAGGTGATACGCGGCGTGGTCATCTGGCTCGCTTGCCTGTTGGTGGCTCTCGCCCTCTACGCTGCCAACAACCGGGGCATGATCCCCGCCGACCTGGTCTATGCTACCCCGGAATTGCCGCTTGTGCTGGCGGCATCGTCGTTCTCGTCGGTCATCACCGGCCTTCAGTCGACAAAGGCCATCTCCCGTGACCGCCATCTCGACCTCCGCCAGATAACCTATATCGAACTCATCTCGCAGGCAGTTGGCCTCGCGATCACCATCACATTGGGTTTGATGACGCGTTCGATCTGGTCTTTCGTAATCGGAAGCCTCGCGTCTTGCGTCGTTTCCACCGCGCTCAGCCATTTCTGGCTCTCCGGCGCCCCAAACCGCCTCCTCATCGATCGGGAGTCGGCCAGGGAATTGATCCAGTTCGGGCGCTGGATTCTAATTTCTTCGCTTTTTTCAGTCCTCGCCCAGAACGGCGACAGGGTGCTGCTCGGAGCATGGATCAGCCCGGTCCTGCTCGGGATCTATGTGCTGGCCTACAATCTGATCTCGATGATCGAAGGCGCTGGCGGCCGCCTGTTCTGGTCGGTCTCGACCCCTGCCTTCAGCCACGTGGTGCGCGACGACCCCAGCAGGCTCAAGGACGTCTACTTCAAGTTCCGGCTGCCGATGGACCTCGCATTCGTGGCCAGTGCCGGGCTGCTCTACGGGGCTGGACAATCCATCATCGACATCATGTATGACTCGCGATACGCGCAGGCTGGTGCGATCGTCCAGGTGCTGTCGTTTAGCCTTCTCATCAGCAGGTTCACGGTCGCTTACACGGTCTACATCGCCCTTGGCGTGCCAAGGAATCTGACGGTACTGAACATTTGCAAGGCGATTTCGATGTTCGTCGTCACCCCGCTGGCGCAATTGTTCTTCGGCTTCGAAGGCACCTTGTGGGCGATTGCGCTGCACGGCCTGCCGACCATCCCGATCATCTTCTTCATGAACCGGCAATTCGGCCTGAACGACTTTATCTACGAAGCCAAGGTCCTGCTGATATGGCCGGTCGGCCTGGCCTTGGGCATGGGCTTCGCCTACGCAGCAAACAGCCTTCTGTCGCTGTCGTAG
- a CDS encoding SDR family NAD(P)-dependent oxidoreductase, translating to MPKRSRPLLRRLTDANDGIRTGVAVVTGCGSGLGHALAIEMASRGIQVVGFSRSAANFQSAGDLVASGRLVPMVVDVADDDAVKSAFARIRAEIGDVTILVNNASVHSQLDFLQETPTSFMKSVETNLGGAVACTYSALQCMVETGIGRILNVGTLVDTTPRPGASAFSVSTGATRMLTLALVADLADRFPNIVISHWVPGLLATAMGHSVGLDPAVAACWGANLALWHDRSLNGATFDRDAEILPIQRWKSRVWDRLRLRGAPTPRRLDADHGARLAYASETPGAV from the coding sequence ATGCCCAAACGATCCAGGCCACTACTCAGAAGACTGACCGATGCCAATGACGGCATCCGCACAGGCGTGGCCGTGGTAACTGGGTGCGGTTCCGGGCTGGGGCATGCACTCGCGATCGAGATGGCCAGCCGAGGCATACAGGTCGTCGGCTTTTCCCGCAGTGCGGCCAATTTCCAATCGGCAGGCGACCTCGTTGCGAGCGGTCGACTGGTACCGATGGTCGTGGATGTCGCCGACGACGATGCGGTGAAGTCTGCCTTCGCAAGGATCCGCGCAGAGATCGGCGACGTCACCATCCTGGTGAACAACGCGTCGGTTCACTCCCAGCTCGACTTCCTGCAGGAAACACCGACAAGCTTCATGAAATCCGTCGAGACCAACCTTGGAGGCGCGGTGGCCTGCACCTATTCGGCGCTCCAATGCATGGTCGAAACGGGTATCGGGCGCATCCTCAACGTCGGCACGCTTGTCGACACGACACCCCGTCCTGGTGCGAGCGCCTTTTCCGTCTCGACAGGGGCCACACGAATGCTGACCCTGGCCCTCGTGGCAGATTTGGCCGACCGTTTTCCCAACATCGTGATTTCGCACTGGGTACCGGGCTTGCTTGCCACGGCCATGGGACACTCCGTCGGCCTCGATCCGGCCGTGGCGGCATGCTGGGGAGCAAATCTGGCGCTCTGGCACGACCGCAGCCTGAACGGGGCAACATTCGACCGCGATGCCGAAATTCTTCCAATCCAGCGCTGGAAGAGCCGCGTCTGGGATCGCCTGCGGCTGCGTGGCGCGCCGACGCCACGTCGCCTCGATGCCGATCACGGAGCACGATTGGCGTACGCCTCCGAGACACCCGGCGCCGTTTGA
- a CDS encoding glycosyltransferase family 2 protein encodes MDFFPKSKDYARSGTIGRIVANNCRRSIWRMVVLSSIMTAVALVLALPTLIYGAEVLAGLAMRKRSEQLPSQRPDVTVLVPAHNEEGGISATLRSIGNQLRPSDRLLVIADNCSDNTASLARAGGAEVIVRHDDNRRGKGYALDAGIRHLAEAPTPIVIFVDADCQLEDGAVALLAATAAMNQRPVQACYLIKAPAGAALQLRVAEFAFIVKNKLRPLGLSALGLPCQLTGSGMAFPWSVIRQVDLATGHLVEDMKLGLDLARAGHPPMFCAAAGIASEFPQSSSGTASQRRRWEEGHLKMIKVALQTLSSPAVLRTPALAALALDLLVPPLTLLLLLLVGAFILAAGLSALTGSSTALFFSGLNLALFALASLAAWAAVGRTVLPARDFGQIPLYVLRKLSLYPKVLFARTSSAWIRTDRSRQDDKP; translated from the coding sequence GTGGACTTCTTTCCCAAGTCAAAGGACTATGCCCGCAGCGGCACCATAGGCAGGATTGTCGCGAACAATTGTCGACGGAGCATATGGCGCATGGTGGTGCTTTCATCGATCATGACTGCGGTCGCGCTCGTGCTTGCGCTTCCGACCTTGATCTATGGCGCCGAGGTGCTCGCCGGCCTTGCAATGCGCAAGCGCAGCGAGCAACTGCCCAGCCAACGACCTGACGTGACGGTGCTCGTACCCGCGCACAATGAAGAAGGCGGCATATCGGCCACGCTTCGCAGCATAGGGAACCAGCTTCGGCCCAGCGACCGCCTTCTGGTGATTGCCGACAACTGCAGCGACAACACCGCTTCACTTGCTCGCGCAGGCGGCGCGGAGGTGATTGTCCGCCATGACGACAATCGACGCGGAAAGGGGTATGCCCTCGACGCCGGCATTCGCCATCTCGCCGAAGCTCCGACCCCGATCGTCATCTTCGTGGACGCAGATTGCCAGCTTGAAGATGGCGCGGTGGCGCTGCTTGCTGCGACCGCGGCCATGAACCAACGACCGGTACAGGCCTGCTATCTGATCAAGGCGCCGGCGGGGGCAGCGCTGCAGCTTCGCGTCGCCGAGTTCGCGTTCATCGTCAAAAACAAGTTGCGGCCGCTCGGCTTGAGCGCCCTTGGCCTGCCCTGCCAACTGACAGGCAGCGGCATGGCTTTCCCGTGGTCGGTCATTCGACAGGTCGATCTTGCGACAGGTCATCTCGTCGAGGACATGAAGCTTGGATTGGACCTGGCTCGCGCCGGGCACCCACCGATGTTCTGCGCTGCGGCTGGCATCGCCAGCGAATTCCCCCAGTCGAGCAGTGGTACTGCGTCTCAGCGTCGGCGATGGGAGGAAGGTCATCTCAAGATGATCAAGGTTGCCCTTCAGACACTGTCCAGCCCGGCGGTCCTAAGGACGCCCGCATTGGCGGCATTGGCACTCGATCTGCTCGTCCCGCCATTGACGCTGCTGCTGCTGCTGCTGGTTGGCGCGTTCATCCTCGCCGCCGGTTTGTCCGCACTGACAGGGTCATCGACGGCGCTCTTTTTCTCCGGCCTGAATCTCGCCCTGTTTGCGCTGGCCTCGCTGGCGGCCTGGGCAGCCGTGGGCCGAACCGTGCTGCCGGCACGCGATTTCGGACAGATTCCACTCTATGTCCTGCGCAAGCTAAGCCTTTATCCGAAGGTATTGTTCGCGCGAACGTCGAGTGCCTGGATCCGGACAGATCGCAGCAGGCAGGATGACAAGCCTTGA
- a CDS encoding glycosyltransferase family 2 protein → MQLAIVIVNYRTADLVIDCLASLDGPDAMPAGSQIVVVDGCSGDGSAERIAAAIDEHGWSGHVTLLPLAVNGGFAYGNNRGIERVLADFGKPDFFLLLNPDTVVRPGGILPLLAFMQANPKVGIAGSLLEDPDGTPQACAFRFPSVFSEFEGQMRFGPVTRLLSRWRVAPERPKVATRMGWVSGASMMVRAQVIDDIGFMDEDYFLYYEEVDFTLRAERAGWECWHVPESRVVHLVGQSTGVTRRGAAPARRPAYWFDSRRRYFIKNHGRGYMMLADVAWLAGQGLWRLREVLERRQRSDPQYIVRDFVRHSAFLRGL, encoded by the coding sequence ATGCAGCTTGCTATTGTCATTGTAAACTACCGGACAGCCGATCTGGTGATCGATTGCCTTGCCTCGCTCGATGGCCCCGACGCCATGCCTGCGGGATCGCAAATAGTCGTTGTTGACGGATGTTCGGGCGACGGCTCGGCGGAGCGCATCGCCGCAGCGATCGACGAGCATGGTTGGTCCGGTCACGTCACCCTGCTGCCGCTGGCGGTCAATGGCGGGTTTGCCTATGGCAACAATCGCGGTATCGAACGCGTGCTGGCCGATTTCGGCAAGCCGGATTTTTTTCTGCTGCTCAATCCGGACACTGTTGTTCGGCCTGGCGGCATCTTGCCGTTGCTCGCCTTCATGCAGGCAAATCCCAAGGTGGGCATTGCCGGTAGCCTGCTCGAGGATCCTGATGGCACGCCGCAGGCCTGTGCCTTCCGCTTTCCCTCCGTGTTCAGCGAGTTCGAGGGTCAGATGCGCTTCGGACCGGTAACCCGGCTGCTCTCGCGATGGCGCGTTGCGCCGGAGCGGCCCAAGGTCGCGACCCGGATGGGCTGGGTGTCCGGGGCCAGCATGATGGTCCGGGCACAAGTCATCGACGACATCGGATTCATGGATGAGGACTACTTTCTCTATTACGAGGAAGTCGATTTTACGCTGCGCGCGGAGCGTGCCGGCTGGGAATGCTGGCATGTGCCAGAGAGCCGTGTCGTGCATCTGGTTGGGCAGTCGACCGGTGTAACCAGACGAGGGGCTGCGCCAGCGCGGCGGCCGGCCTACTGGTTCGACTCCCGCCGGCGCTATTTCATCAAGAACCATGGGCGCGGATACATGATGCTGGCTGACGTTGCGTGGCTGGCCGGGCAAGGCCTGTGGCGCTTGCGGGAAGTCCTCGAGCGGCGCCAGCGTAGCGATCCGCAATATATCGTTCGAGATTTCGTTCGACACAGTGCGTTCCTGCGGGGTCTCTAG
- a CDS encoding polysaccharide biosynthesis/export family protein: MRSTWCTFCLVWLFSLVVSPALAEYRLQPGDTVEISVAQQTNLNRQAVIAPDGRLSLPLAGHLQAEGLTVEELEAALVERLSSFFKDKLNLTVMLLPNPQHMPTVFVVGDVNTPGAFPFRQDMTVLHAVSVSGGLFRSALLAADRDRALVVEGEIERQRKRLVELQLKMARLQAELDDRDKIEVPAQVNSSISKGVLDDLLAEEQKILERRRDEVQMQLDAKKHIDEITQRSAEAAQEQMQTVTQRIELAKQRLASTSILVDKGLANVSVRLEIEGSIAELEGMRNSLQSAMATAEGSVAAEANRLQGLLEERRTRDLLDLQDTRREADELAASMADSENVLSIYSNDAANTRGRNATRTVEYRIVRSENGQTSEIEANEMTKLRPGDLVRVVFVDTSGQSEAQLTGGAATGATGQ; encoded by the coding sequence GCCTTGTCTGGCTGTTTTCGCTGGTGGTATCGCCGGCGCTTGCCGAGTACAGGCTACAGCCGGGTGACACGGTTGAGATTTCAGTCGCCCAACAGACGAACCTGAATCGCCAGGCGGTGATTGCGCCGGATGGTCGCCTGTCGTTGCCGCTTGCCGGTCACCTGCAGGCGGAAGGGCTGACGGTGGAGGAGCTTGAGGCGGCACTGGTGGAGCGCCTGAGCAGCTTTTTCAAGGACAAGCTCAACCTGACTGTCATGTTGCTGCCGAACCCGCAGCACATGCCAACCGTCTTTGTGGTCGGCGATGTGAACACTCCCGGAGCCTTCCCCTTCAGGCAGGACATGACCGTGCTGCATGCGGTCAGCGTCTCCGGCGGCCTGTTCAGGTCGGCTCTGCTTGCGGCCGATCGCGATCGCGCCCTGGTCGTTGAAGGTGAGATCGAGCGGCAGCGCAAGCGTCTCGTCGAGCTTCAGCTGAAGATGGCGCGCCTTCAGGCCGAACTGGACGACCGGGACAAGATAGAAGTGCCGGCGCAGGTGAACTCGTCTATCTCCAAGGGCGTGCTGGACGATCTTCTGGCGGAGGAACAGAAGATCCTCGAACGCCGCCGCGATGAAGTTCAGATGCAGCTCGATGCCAAGAAGCATATCGACGAAATCACGCAGCGCAGCGCCGAAGCAGCACAGGAGCAGATGCAGACCGTGACGCAGCGCATCGAGCTTGCAAAGCAGCGGCTGGCAAGCACCTCGATACTTGTCGACAAGGGCCTGGCGAATGTTTCGGTACGCCTTGAGATCGAAGGTAGCATTGCCGAGCTGGAAGGCATGCGAAACTCGCTCCAGTCCGCCATGGCCACAGCCGAAGGCTCGGTCGCAGCCGAGGCCAACCGGCTGCAAGGGCTGTTGGAAGAGCGTCGGACACGCGACCTGCTCGACCTCCAGGATACTCGGCGCGAGGCCGACGAATTGGCTGCCAGCATGGCTGACAGCGAAAACGTTCTCTCGATCTATTCGAACGATGCCGCAAACACCCGCGGCCGCAATGCGACCCGCACGGTCGAATACCGCATCGTCAGGTCGGAGAACGGGCAGACAAGCGAGATCGAGGCCAACGAAATGACCAAGCTTCGGCCCGGCGACCTGGTGCGCGTCGTCTTTGTCGATACGTCAGGCCAGTCGGAAGCGCAGCTGACGGGTGGCGCTGCCACTGGCGCCACCGGGCAATAG